One Pristiophorus japonicus isolate sPriJap1 chromosome 19, sPriJap1.hap1, whole genome shotgun sequence genomic window carries:
- the LOC139230367 gene encoding histone H4-like → MSGRGKGGKGLGKGGAKRHRKVLRDNIQGITKPAIRRLARRGGVKRISGLIYEEVRGVLKVFLENVIRDSVTYTEHAKRKTVTAMDVVYALKRQGRTLYGFGG, encoded by the coding sequence ATGTCGGGCAGAGGGAAAGGTGGCAAGGGGTTGGGCAAAGGTGGAGCTAAGCGGCACCGCAAAGTGTTGCGGGACAATATTCAGGGCATCACTAAACCGGCTATTCGGCGCCTGGCTCGCCGCGGGGGTGTTAAGCGCATttcggggttgatttatgaagaggtGCGTGGGGTGCTCAAGGTTTTCTTGGAGAATGTGATCCGGGATTCTGTCACCTACaccgagcacgccaagcgcaagactgTGACGGCAATGGACGTGGTGTACGCGCTGAAGCGCCAGGGACGTACCCTGTATGGGTTCGGTGGTTGA